In Mastigocladopsis repens PCC 10914, a single window of DNA contains:
- a CDS encoding DEAD/DEAH box helicase family protein has protein sequence MARTPTLTFDRGTLILHPPPRSKAWMDYATWDDRVEKFRIPAIQYRALVEALQAENTEFIDEAKAFYPIELVPSLEMEPYPHQSEALAAWKLAGRQGVVVLPTAAGKTYLAQMAMQATPRTTLIVVPTLDLMHQWYAHLKAAFPDTEVGLLGGGSRDRTPVLVATYDSAAIHAETLGNLYALLIFDECHHLPTDFSRVIAEYAIAPYRLGLSATPERTDGKHADLNILIGKEVYRKRAEDLAGKALAEHEIVQIKVKLSQHEREKYNQLIQLRNEFLKESKISLGSLQGWQRFVQMSARSQAGRRAMLAHREAKEIALGTDGKIRLLADILTEHYPERVLIFTADNATVYLISQEFLVPAITHQTPVKERHEILTKFREGEYKTLVASHVLNEGVDVPAASIAVILSGTGSAREYIQRLGRVLRKGKDNNKQAILYEVVAEDTSEEGTSARRRGVERNVRAACPQDIPQRRRGEEEKKGNLRVVYGSGKEKSLKAAEQLEINYKVQKKPPINPEET, from the coding sequence ATGGCTCGCACCCCCACATTAACCTTTGATCGTGGCACGTTAATTTTGCATCCGCCACCACGCAGCAAAGCTTGGATGGATTATGCTACATGGGATGATAGAGTGGAAAAATTCCGCATTCCGGCTATCCAGTACCGTGCTTTAGTGGAAGCACTGCAAGCGGAAAATACTGAGTTTATCGATGAAGCTAAGGCATTTTATCCCATAGAGTTGGTTCCTAGTCTGGAAATGGAACCTTACCCCCACCAAAGTGAGGCGTTAGCAGCTTGGAAACTCGCAGGAAGACAAGGGGTGGTTGTGCTTCCCACAGCAGCGGGAAAGACTTATCTGGCGCAAATGGCGATGCAAGCGACACCGCGCACGACGCTGATTGTTGTACCAACGCTGGATTTAATGCACCAGTGGTATGCACATCTCAAGGCGGCGTTTCCCGATACTGAAGTGGGGTTGCTAGGGGGTGGTTCGCGGGATAGAACACCAGTACTGGTTGCGACTTACGATAGTGCCGCAATTCATGCAGAAACTCTGGGGAATCTGTATGCTTTATTAATTTTTGATGAATGTCATCATTTGCCAACAGATTTTAGTCGAGTGATTGCAGAATACGCGATCGCACCCTACCGCTTAGGACTCTCCGCCACACCAGAACGCACAGATGGCAAACACGCCGACTTAAATATATTGATAGGAAAAGAAGTCTATCGTAAAAGGGCTGAAGATTTAGCAGGGAAGGCGCTAGCAGAACATGAAATTGTCCAAATTAAGGTCAAATTATCACAGCATGAACGGGAAAAGTACAATCAGCTGATTCAACTTCGCAACGAGTTTTTGAAGGAATCAAAGATTTCTTTAGGGAGTCTTCAAGGGTGGCAAAGATTTGTGCAAATGAGTGCGCGATCGCAAGCTGGACGTAGGGCAATGTTAGCACACCGCGAAGCGAAAGAAATCGCTTTGGGGACTGATGGGAAGATAAGACTTCTTGCGGATATTTTGACAGAACATTATCCAGAACGGGTTTTGATTTTTACTGCTGATAATGCCACGGTTTACCTGATTTCCCAAGAGTTTCTTGTGCCAGCAATTACTCATCAAACGCCTGTAAAAGAACGCCATGAAATATTAACCAAATTTCGTGAGGGAGAATATAAAACGCTGGTTGCTTCTCATGTCTTGAATGAGGGTGTTGATGTTCCTGCGGCTTCTATTGCTGTTATTTTATCTGGTACCGGTTCGGCACGCGAGTATATTCAAAGATTGGGAAGGGTGTTAAGAAAAGGAAAGGATAATAATAAGCAGGCAATTTTATATGAGGTAGTAGCAGAGGATACGAGTGAAGAGGGAACCTCGGCGAGGAGAAGAGGAGTGGAGAGAAACGTTCGCGCAGCGTGTCCGCAGGACATACCGCAGAGGCGCAGAGGAGAGGAGGAGAAGAAAGGGAATTTGCGGGTTGTTTATGGAAGTGGAAAGGAAAAGAGTCTTAAGGCTGCTGAACAGTTAGAAATAAATTATAAAGTTCAAAAAAAACCGCCGATAAACCCGGAAGAAACCTAA
- a CDS encoding DUF790 family protein produces the protein MLPTELLSHRQNGEEIIPKRLKIDDQNLALATELMACFQKAVGDTQGALERQLLELEGDTPDYRLKRGLAYILKSSFCTFEVVSPLEPQMLRERVFALAAKSPPSRELTQVTVTKIADELSHELEREVLPKQVREGLYADLSENKILTTFDAPAPKEVLHRYNLSQVQGVFYKASQLVINAHRNVPGQYKLLFRYLKLFQLMSYIEGDADHGFTITIDGPTSLFTPSTRYGLAIAKLIPALLHVTKWSLCATLQIRDVYTNTWKTGRFTLNSECGLVSHYSAGKPYDSMLEESFANKWESMKTDWALEREVDLIPIPGSVMIPDFRLVHPDGRSFLLEIVGYWRPEYLQKKFSQVRRSGCNNLILAISERLNLDKAGVKLNDVPARIVWFKDKLLPKSVLAVME, from the coding sequence ATGTTACCAACAGAGTTACTCAGTCACAGACAAAACGGCGAGGAAATAATCCCGAAGAGACTGAAGATTGATGATCAGAATTTGGCTTTAGCCACTGAGTTAATGGCTTGTTTTCAAAAGGCGGTAGGTGATACTCAGGGTGCGCTTGAGCGTCAGTTATTGGAGTTGGAGGGGGATACCCCTGATTATAGGTTGAAGCGTGGTTTGGCTTATATCCTTAAGAGCAGTTTTTGCACGTTTGAGGTGGTGAGTCCTTTGGAACCTCAAATGTTACGAGAAAGGGTTTTTGCTCTGGCGGCGAAGTCTCCTCCGAGTCGAGAATTAACACAGGTGACTGTGACAAAAATTGCTGATGAGTTGAGTCATGAACTTGAGCGCGAAGTTTTGCCGAAACAAGTTCGTGAAGGGTTATATGCAGATTTGTCTGAGAATAAGATTTTAACTACTTTTGATGCACCAGCACCTAAGGAAGTCTTGCATCGATACAATTTATCTCAGGTGCAGGGGGTGTTTTATAAGGCGAGTCAGTTGGTGATAAATGCTCATCGTAATGTTCCGGGACAATATAAGCTTTTGTTTCGCTATCTCAAGCTGTTTCAATTAATGTCTTACATAGAGGGAGATGCTGACCACGGGTTTACAATTACGATTGATGGTCCTACGAGTTTGTTTACTCCAAGTACGCGCTATGGTTTGGCTATAGCGAAACTTATCCCGGCTTTACTTCATGTGACAAAATGGAGTCTTTGCGCCACGCTGCAAATTCGTGATGTCTACACAAATACTTGGAAAACAGGACGTTTTACCCTCAATTCAGAGTGTGGTTTGGTGTCTCATTATTCAGCCGGCAAGCCATACGATAGTATGCTGGAAGAATCTTTTGCTAATAAGTGGGAATCAATGAAAACTGATTGGGCATTAGAGCGAGAAGTTGACCTCATTCCCATTCCTGGAAGTGTCATGATTCCCGATTTTAGATTAGTTCATCCTGATGGGCGATCGTTCTTATTAGAAATTGTAGGTTATTGGCGACCGGAGTATTTACAAAAGAAGTTTTCACAGGTGCGACGTTCCGGATGCAATAACTTGATTTTGGCAATTTCTGAGCGATTGAATTTGGATAAAGCAGGAGTCAAATTAAATGATGTGCCTGCTAGGATTGTTTGGTTTAAAGATAAATTGCTGCCAAAATCGGTGTTAGCAGTGATGGAATAA